In Pongo pygmaeus isolate AG05252 chromosome 13, NHGRI_mPonPyg2-v2.0_pri, whole genome shotgun sequence, one genomic interval encodes:
- the LOC129043747 gene encoding E3 ubiquitin-protein ligase Topors-like, which yields MSLDLSSDCECPNCLEGPQNESDWNPCSNESGNGSLPSRSRKKSMLSSSMQCFPSQCCPTKPESGNKEDSAVLPSDEESYVGSSQNNHLILSLEDIKRKIKPLREWTIHELLREFGKSGKFKPNSMSLSYFRDQVVMKFRRALYYSGIWVMHIRGYKPQKHFTANYFKRNPGCLHRLVPWLKRELTAVYGDYGYTVKNILTTILHHMTVYDLDSESFIHLLEPYLLQHTHHFLHEFISFVHPPYNMETYDQ from the coding sequence ATGTCATTAGATCTCTCATCTGACTGTGAGTGTCCTAATTGTTTGGAGGGTCCTCAGAATGAGTCTGATTGGAACCCCTGTTCCAATGAGAGTGGTAATGGCTCTTTACCTTCAAGATCAAGAAAGAAATCCATGCTTTCTTCTAGCATGCAGTGCTTTCCTTCTCAGTGTTGTCCCACCAAGCCAGAGAGTGGTAACAAAGAAGACTCAGCAGTTCTTCCCTCAGATGAGGAAAGCTATGTGGGGTCTTCTCAAAACAATCATCTAATTTTGAGCCTTGAGGatatcaaaaggaaaatcaaGCCATTGAGAGAGTGGACTATCCACGAGTTACTGAGGGAGTTTGGGAAAAGTGGGAAGTTCAAACCAAACTCCATGTCCCTGAGCTACTTTAGAGATCAGGTGGTTATGAAGTTCAGAAGAGCTCTATATTATTCTGGAATTTGGGTGATGCATATTCGAGGCTACAAACCTCAAAAGCACTTTacagctaattattttaaaagaaaccctGGTTGCCTACACCGGCTGGTTCCCTGGCTGAAACGGGAACTAACAGCCGTTTATGGAGATTATGGCTACACAGTGAAGAACATCCTAACCACCATCCTCCATCACATGACAGTATATGACTTGGACAGTGAGTCCTTCATTCACCTCCTGGAACCTTATCTCTTACAACACACCCACCATTTCCTACATGAGTTTATTAGTTTTGTTCATCCACCTTACAACATGGAGACCTATGACCAGTGA